A stretch of the Panicum virgatum strain AP13 chromosome 9N, P.virgatum_v5, whole genome shotgun sequence genome encodes the following:
- the LOC120687859 gene encoding protein transport protein SEC31 homolog B-like isoform X4, with translation MPSQLIVAAEEGNSPMSLWDLRRAISPIREFAGHTEGVIGMSWCPYDSSFLISCSKDNRTICWDTVTGEIVTEIPTNSNGTFDLHWYRKIPGVVAASSYDGKLGIYNLGFRGRYAGGRDAGSGLDGAQC, from the exons ATGCCAAGCCAACTAATTGTTGCAGCTGAGGAAGGAAATTCTCCTATGAGC CTTTGGGATCTGAGGAGAGCTATCTCACCAATAAGAGAGTTTGCAGGACATACAGAAG GTGTGATTGGTATGTCCTGGTGCCCCTATGATAGTTCTTTCTTGATTTCTTGTTCAAAAGATAACAGAACAATTTGCTGGGATACTGTTACTGGAGAG ATTGTCACGGAGATACCTACGAATTCCAATGGAACCTTTGACCTTCATTGGTACAGGAAAATTCCAGGAGTTGTAGCTGCATCTTCATATGATGGGAAACTTGGCATATATAACTTAGGG TTTCGCGGGAGGTATGCCGGAGGCAGAGATGCTGGAAGTGGGTTAG